The Flavobacterium psychrophilum genome includes a region encoding these proteins:
- a CDS encoding fructose 1,6-bisphosphatase — protein sequence MSISDLFDSGFKNRNKGHFSAIVRVAMENGHLSEEERHFLDKLAKELEISPEEYSEILENPLRYPINPPYLHVHRLERLYDLSRMVYADHILGPRQKEILTRFALALGFTPGNVHYIVDKALSLLVLNVDLDTFLYEMQHMNK from the coding sequence ATGTCCATTTCAGATTTATTCGATAGTGGCTTTAAGAACAGGAACAAAGGACATTTCTCTGCAATCGTAAGGGTTGCCATGGAAAATGGACACCTTTCTGAAGAAGAGCGCCACTTTCTTGACAAGCTGGCTAAAGAGCTTGAAATTTCACCCGAAGAGTACAGTGAGATCCTCGAAAACCCTTTAAGATACCCTATTAACCCGCCGTACCTTCACGTACACAGACTTGAGCGTTTGTATGACCTTTCAAGAATGGTATATGCAGATCACATACTTGGGCCAAGACAAAAAGAAATACTTACACGTTTTGCACTCGCTTTAGGTTTTACACCGGGCAACGTACATTACATTGTAGATAAAGCATTATCATTGCTTGTACTTAATGTAGACCTGGATACTTTCCTTTACGAAATGCAGCACATGAATAAATAA
- a CDS encoding HupE / UreJ protein, producing MSEFWLYFETGLRHVLDINGYDHILFIAMLAVPYTFKDWKNVILLVTLFTIGHTLSLILSVFGIVTVNATMVEFLIPITILVAAVYNIIKLGKKTSKNNSINFIAITTLFFGIIHGLGFSNYFKLLLGKHADDKVLPLLEFALGIEAAQIMIVLVVLILGYILQEFFRMSKRDWVLITSAFVAGVVVPMIIGSEIW from the coding sequence ATGTCAGAATTTTGGCTATATTTTGAAACGGGCCTGCGCCACGTACTGGATATTAACGGCTACGACCATATCTTATTTATTGCAATGCTTGCTGTGCCTTATACTTTTAAGGACTGGAAGAATGTTATACTTCTTGTAACCCTGTTTACTATTGGGCATACACTATCCCTTATACTCTCTGTATTTGGTATAGTTACCGTAAATGCCACTATGGTGGAGTTTTTAATACCTATAACCATTCTAGTAGCTGCAGTTTATAATATTATAAAACTGGGTAAAAAGACATCAAAAAACAACAGCATTAACTTTATTGCAATTACAACCCTGTTTTTTGGTATCATTCACGGTTTGGGCTTCTCAAACTATTTCAAGCTTTTGTTAGGCAAACATGCCGATGACAAAGTACTTCCGTTACTGGAATTTGCTTTAGGAATAGAAGCTGCGCAAATAATGATTGTATTGGTTGTACTTATATTAGGATATATATTGCAGGAGTTCTTCCGCATGTCAAAAAGAGACTGGGTGCTTATAACTTCGGCTTTTGTAGCAGGGGTTGTTGTGCCGATGATTATAGGTAGTGAAATTTGGTAA